In a genomic window of Phycisphaerae bacterium:
- a CDS encoding response regulator transcription factor, which translates to MSVRTTVLVVDDQALVRETLALWLRTAPDLEIVGCAAHADEAVTLATEKQPRVVLMDVDMPGRQAFEAARVLRARCPDARILFVSGHTQDRYIEQALAVGAAGYVAKSEPAATLLGAIRTVATSGAYFSPVVRARLVFAPDGVQLAEQARTRATMLTERETEVLRHLARGLSKKEIAEVTHLSERTVNRHCANMMAKLDIHDRVALTRFAIREGLVEA; encoded by the coding sequence GTGAGCGTGCGCACGACCGTGCTGGTGGTAGACGACCAGGCGCTGGTGCGCGAAACACTAGCGCTTTGGCTCCGCACGGCGCCGGACCTGGAAATCGTCGGCTGCGCGGCGCACGCGGACGAAGCTGTGACGCTGGCAACCGAAAAGCAGCCGCGCGTCGTGCTGATGGACGTAGACATGCCGGGCCGCCAGGCCTTCGAGGCGGCCCGCGTGCTCCGCGCGCGCTGCCCGGACGCGCGGATTCTCTTCGTCAGCGGACACACGCAGGACCGCTACATCGAGCAGGCGCTGGCCGTCGGGGCGGCGGGGTATGTCGCCAAGTCCGAACCGGCGGCCACATTGCTCGGCGCGATCAGGACGGTCGCGACCAGCGGCGCGTACTTCTCGCCGGTGGTCCGGGCACGCCTGGTGTTCGCGCCGGACGGGGTCCAACTGGCCGAGCAAGCGCGGACGCGGGCCACGATGCTGACGGAGCGCGAGACGGAAGTTCTGCGTCACCTGGCGCGCGGCCTGTCGAAGAAAGAGATTGCGGAAGTCACCCACCTCAGCGAGCGCACGGTCAATCGACACTGCGCGAACATGATGGCCAAGCTGGACATCCACGACCGCGTGGCGCTGACGCGTTTCGCGATCCGCGAAGGGCTGGTCGAAGCCTGA
- a CDS encoding cache domain-containing protein, whose translation MYERTARRLWTVLAVRVVLPSALCLALYSVAIYVIILPAFEQGLLARKKEMIRALTQTVHAALSRFHERVTLGELTLDEAQAAAIAHVRGLRYGPDRKDYFWISDLRPYMIMHPYLPELDGQDLTNYADPGGTRLFYEFAQIVRRDGSGYVRYLWQWKDAPGKVAPKLSYVEGFEPWGWIVGTGMYMDDVAAEIGALSRKLGLAAALILGAVTLLSAFVIWQSYQFERRRHGAAEELRASEIRFRELFNNMSSGVVVGVATDEGADFILKDLNHAAEQLTGVNRATALNRSFLDVFAAFRDGGLLEVLQRVWRTGLPEFHAHTRRSAGRVTLSTESYVYRLPAHEVVIVTDDVTERERAQAALRESEAGYRLLAENATDMIARHAPDGSALYVSPACRALLGCEPDELIGRTPFDVAHPDDLPALRRALEQIMGPEGIGVTTYRCRRKDGAYVWLETVARAIRDPACGVIRELISVARDVTERKRAEEEHAALREQLHQAQKMEAIGQLAGGVAHDFNNLLTVILGSIDQLKRTLPEGGDPSPALDAMERAVDQAAGVTRSLLTFSHKLPTEKRPVELGVLVEGAARLLRRVLPTAIELVVETNRKAPVWVNADATQIQQVLLNLAINARDAMPEGGTLRIALGSAEPAQVAPDLRAMSPAHGFVQLAVSDTGTGIPAEIQSRIFEPFFTTKERGQGTGLGLAIVHGIVQDHGGAIAVDSAVGAGTTFRVWLPRIASAAASAARPAAAAPPRGRGELVLLAEDNQLAREILVAELRSQGYTVRSVGDGPALLEAVGRYGAAVRLLIVDVDIPKRSGLECLAELRRAGNQTPAIVVTGTVHTGLEDELHGDTILLRKPFQMAELGRLATALLDAANREEALP comes from the coding sequence GTGTACGAGCGCACTGCTCGGCGCCTGTGGACGGTGCTCGCTGTGCGGGTGGTGCTGCCATCCGCGCTCTGCTTGGCGCTCTATTCCGTCGCGATCTACGTGATCATCCTGCCGGCGTTCGAGCAGGGTCTGCTGGCCCGCAAGAAGGAGATGATCCGGGCCCTGACCCAGACGGTCCACGCCGCGCTGTCCCGGTTTCACGAGCGCGTCACGCTGGGCGAGCTCACGCTGGACGAGGCCCAGGCGGCGGCGATCGCGCATGTCCGCGGGCTCCGCTATGGCCCTGACCGCAAGGACTACTTCTGGATTTCCGACCTGCGCCCTTACATGATCATGCATCCGTACCTGCCGGAGCTGGATGGTCAGGATCTCACCAATTACGCCGACCCGGGCGGCACGCGTCTGTTCTATGAATTCGCCCAGATCGTCCGCCGCGACGGCAGCGGGTACGTCCGCTACCTCTGGCAGTGGAAGGACGCGCCCGGGAAGGTGGCGCCCAAGCTCTCGTACGTGGAGGGGTTTGAGCCGTGGGGCTGGATCGTCGGCACGGGCATGTACATGGACGACGTGGCCGCGGAGATCGGGGCCCTGTCGCGCAAGCTGGGCCTGGCGGCCGCGCTGATTCTCGGCGCAGTGACCCTGCTCTCCGCGTTCGTCATCTGGCAGAGCTACCAGTTCGAGCGTCGCCGGCACGGGGCTGCGGAAGAACTGCGCGCCAGCGAGATACGTTTTCGCGAGCTGTTCAACAACATGAGCAGCGGCGTCGTGGTCGGTGTGGCGACCGACGAGGGCGCGGATTTCATCCTCAAGGATTTGAACCACGCCGCCGAGCAGCTGACCGGCGTCAACCGCGCGACCGCGCTCAACCGGAGCTTTCTGGATGTCTTCGCGGCGTTCCGGGACGGTGGCCTGCTTGAGGTGCTCCAGCGGGTCTGGCGCACGGGGTTGCCTGAATTTCACGCACACACCCGGCGGTCGGCCGGCCGGGTCACGCTGTCCACCGAGAGCTACGTCTACCGCCTGCCCGCGCACGAAGTAGTCATCGTGACGGACGACGTTACCGAGCGCGAACGCGCCCAGGCGGCGCTGCGCGAAAGCGAGGCCGGCTACCGGCTGCTGGCGGAGAACGCCACCGACATGATTGCGCGGCACGCGCCGGACGGCAGTGCGCTGTACGTCTCGCCCGCGTGCCGCGCGCTGCTGGGATGCGAGCCGGACGAACTGATCGGTCGCACGCCGTTTGATGTGGCGCACCCGGACGACCTTCCCGCGCTGCGGCGCGCGCTCGAGCAGATCATGGGACCGGAGGGGATCGGCGTGACCACCTATCGCTGTCGGCGCAAGGACGGCGCGTATGTCTGGCTGGAGACCGTGGCGCGGGCCATCCGCGATCCGGCCTGCGGCGTGATTCGCGAGTTGATCTCGGTGGCCCGCGACGTGACGGAACGCAAGCGGGCGGAGGAGGAGCACGCTGCCCTGCGCGAGCAACTGCACCAGGCCCAGAAGATGGAGGCCATCGGCCAGCTCGCCGGCGGCGTGGCGCACGACTTCAACAACCTGCTGACCGTGATTCTGGGCAGCATCGATCAGCTCAAACGTACGCTGCCGGAGGGGGGTGACCCGTCGCCGGCGCTGGACGCCATGGAGCGCGCGGTCGACCAGGCCGCCGGCGTGACGCGCTCGCTGCTGACGTTCAGCCACAAGCTGCCGACGGAGAAACGCCCCGTGGAACTCGGGGTTTTGGTGGAGGGCGCCGCGCGTCTGCTGCGGCGCGTGCTGCCGACTGCGATCGAGCTGGTGGTCGAGACAAACCGCAAGGCCCCGGTGTGGGTCAATGCCGATGCGACGCAGATTCAGCAAGTGCTCCTGAACCTGGCGATCAACGCGCGGGATGCGATGCCGGAGGGCGGCACGCTGCGCATCGCGCTCGGGTCGGCGGAGCCCGCGCAGGTGGCGCCGGACCTGCGGGCGATGAGCCCGGCGCACGGGTTTGTCCAATTGGCCGTGAGCGACACCGGCACGGGCATCCCGGCTGAGATCCAGTCACGAATCTTCGAGCCGTTCTTCACGACCAAGGAGCGCGGGCAGGGCACCGGGCTGGGGCTCGCGATCGTGCACGGGATTGTTCAGGATCATGGTGGCGCGATCGCGGTCGACTCGGCCGTCGGGGCGGGGACGACCTTCCGGGTGTGGCTGCCGCGCATCGCCAGCGCAGCGGCGTCGGCCGCGCGACCGGCGGCCGCCGCGCCGCCGCGCGGCCGGGGCGAGCTGGTGCTGCTGGCGGAAGACAACCAACTGGCCCGCGAGATTCTGGTGGCGGAGCTGCGGAGCCAGGGCTACACGGTGCGCTCGGTTGGTGACGGCCCCGCGCTGCTGGAGGCGGTGGGACGGTACGGGGCGGCGGTGCGGCTGCTGATCGTGGACGTGGACATCCCCAAGCGCAGCGGACTGGAGTGTCTCGCCGAGCTGCGCCGGGCCGGCAACCAGACGCCTGCGATCGTGGTCACTGGAACGGTGCACACAGGCCTCGAGGATGAGCTGCACGGGGACACGATTCTGCTGCGCAAGCCCTTTCAGATGGCGGAACTCGGGCGGCTGGCGACGGCGCTGCTCGACGCCGCGAACCGCGAGGAAGCGCTGCCGTGA